The DNA window CCATGAGAAGACTATATTTCCTGCTACGACAATAAAGCTGAAGTGAATCGTTGCTTGAAAAACGGATGAACTTAACTGAGGCGGTTTTCTTAAAGGCTTTGAGCTGAACCTTaagtataaaaacaataaaatgaatgttattAACTATAATAAACCTTTGCTATTGCCATTAGTTCCAGCTCTACGAATGGTGACGTAATATTTAAATCAACAGCTCAAGTTCCCTTTGGTTCTTCTTCCGTAGAGAATCATGTAGTGAAGGGTCCATCGCAGACTTGATCCAGGTCTTGCGGTCCAGAGGCTTCCGCTGGACCTGCACACACAACGACGAGTAAGTGACGTCCGTGGAAGGAAAGGACACAAGTTGCTTCCCTCGAACATGCGTACTGATATAGATGTTTGTCCGCAGGACCCTGATGATCCTTCAGTGTGTTCAGAACCCCGAGCAGTCCTCCTGCCAACGATGTGCAAGCGGCTTCTCGCACGGACGCGACCTCTAGTCGGCCTGAATCACCCACAGATTCATGTGGCTGTTAAGACTGAAGGTGGACAAAAATGAATTGGCAGCTCAAAGATTTCCCGAAGCAAAGTGCTTCGGTTTGCCCCTCGTTCTCTTCACTGGATTCCATTTCATCAGCCGATCAAGTCAGAGAATTAAACCATTTTCTGCAGCTATATGATATCTGACTATTATTATGGGTTAAAAGGCTCTCACACATCCACATGCTGTCAGATCCTGGTGGAATCAAAGCTTTGAGATATAAACGctccaccctctgctcctccgtcaccgTCTGCAGCCACGGCCGAGGACCAGAGCCGGCCGCTTACAacctgccgtccctccaggagtTTCTCCCCTCCAGGTCTCTGAGTCGGGCcagaaagattgtagccgactcCGCTCTCTCCGTGGGGACAAACGGTTTGGTTCCCAATTCGTCCGGCTGGATGCTGCAGCCCATTGGGACTCAAAGAGCTGCTGTCTGCATGTGGACTCATCAACAAAGCCTGTACATACACTTTAATAACAtgctggtttgtttgttatattttattggaagttttcctattttctgttttcaagTCATGTGTTTTACTGTCACCCTGTGTTTAACTTTTTGGCAATAAAACGGTTTGATTTctgactttgcagagatgaaagaACCAGAGCAGACAGGTTAAGCAACCACTTAAAAACCACAAAGTCAGGGGAGGTGAGACTGGTCCAAAATTACTTTATGTTGCGTCACATTCATCAAGTTTACCATTGATGGAAATGAGTAAATGGTTGTATATCATTCACGAATTAGGGTccgcaataaataaataaagactatTGCATAGAAAAAAACGGATGACTAATATagttagtatatatatatatatatatatatatatatatatatatatatatttattaaataaataaagactatTGCATAGAAAAAAACGGATGACTAATATagttagtatatatatatatatatatatatatatatatatatatatatatatatatatatatatatatataaaagattCTGCACAGATACAGAGTTGCTTGGTGAGTTCTCGGTTTGGGGGcacacttgatttttttttttgctttagcCCATCCATCTCagtcctatatatatatatatatatatatatatatatatatatatatatatatatatatatatatatatatatatatatatatcacatctACATGATCTATTTGGCATCCTCGCAACTCCCTTCGGGAGCCCCCATGGCTTGCGGGCACAACGCACGCGCTCAGCAAGTgcaccagccccccctccccataaATAGAAGCGCGGCCCCGCACGACGTCTCACTACACAGCAAACAAGTGGCGCAATGCAGCGCGCAGAGTCCGGTCCCGCGGAGAGGATACGCAGGAGACGCCGCCTCGTCGGCATCGGGGTCGcggtcctggtcctggtgctGCTGGGCGTCGTGGTCGCCGTGGCGGTGACTCTGTCGTTGCGGGGGAATACGCGCACGTTTAAGGAGACGTTCGTCGCGAGGTGCGAGGACTTCAATGGGTGAGTTTAAAAACCAGTGTACGTGCACGTAGCGGTtagtgtaataataataataataataataaaccacGCAGCAATGAGACTTAAGTCAGTTTGGCTTAATACACTTTAAGATTTGCTCAATATTTGCTGTAAGTAAATAAGTAATtctaagatatatatatataagatatatatatatattatgacgaatattacaaatatattttatataattgaCTATACAATAGTCAACAATTGTGTTTCTGAAACACGgaataatatttgtaaattaaaatatCTGTGCAAAATCTATGCTTTTCCTACACGTCCTTTCCGCCTGTCTCAGCTGAACTTGGGCCAGGTCCCAaaaggcgggtctaagaagcagtttagccaatcactgattaaGCTAAATGAGTGACATATAATATCATTTTGGCGTCCTAAACTACACGCAGCGCTGGTCGGGACGAGACGCTCCTACAACATTCAACATAACATTGATACAAGACTCATTGACAGCGAGGGACAGAATTCAGTCCACATTCAGTCCTCCATTGGAGTTGTTTTGTGAAGCACGtacttaagaaaaaaaaaactccatcaATAAAATCTCTACCGTTGTAAATAAACTGTTTGAAAACTTCTTCCTTGTTGGTCATGTCCACATCATATCTAAAGTAGATATTGACTTGACTACAGTCAATAAGACAACAACATCAGGTCAATTAATCATTGATAAGAAGAGCAAgcaaagcaaaacacacacctgcGTGCTTCACAGGCCGCTCCACGAGCACGTTAACACTCGCCTCCATTGTGCGACTACCCTCCTACGATACTTTAACCTTTCCCAGCACAAAGGGGCCGATCAGCGTCTCTGAGACGTCTGCTTTGTTCTCCAGAACCGACTGTGAGAAGATCTGGGGCCTGTTTGAGGAGGCCTACGTGGGACGGGACCCTTGCAAAGTTCCCGTGGCAGCCTACTGGCCTTTGATCGCCGCCGCCCCCTTCACACCCAAATGCAACCAGGTGAACGCCGCTCGTCACGTGCGCGGTATCGCCTCTTAATCAATGCAGCACAATAGGTTCAACTTGTGTGCGTTTCTGTTTTGACGGGTCGGGGGGGATAGAGGATTTTCTGGAGCAAAACGAAGGCTGTGGTCCATGACTTCACTAAGAAGAGAAAGTGTTTTGAGACCGTGGAGGACACCCTGCTGGGATCGGTGCTGGACGGGCAGACCTGGTGCGGAAAGGAGGGCAGCAATGGTGAGACACTTTGTTTGTGCAGACTTTAGCAGTACGTGACGTCTCAGGGCTCCTGTGTTCTTTTACTCAAGTGAACATAAGTGTCGTCTCTGTGCTCGTCGCTATAGAAACGTTTGCTACCGGCTGCCCAGGATGGACCGACTGTGAAACCAGCGCCGTTCGCTCCTTTTGGAACGGAGCCTCCGCTGCAGTAAGTCATCAACAAGGACTCTCTGGTTCTGGCAACAACACGACACACGTGTGCTCGAGCAGCGGCCACAATAACGCACACGTGGAGCACgaggtcaaacacctcctgtGATCaggaagagagcggaggagaggaaTCAGTCAGCCGGCCCGCTTCCTCATCAATGAGGCTTTGTGCCGGTCTCCATGGAGACGCACCGCCGGGCTCTCTCCTGCACGAGccgacccacacacaccagaaccaacacacaccagaacctacacacaccggAACCTACACACacgagaaccaacacacacctgaaccaacacacaccagaacctacacacaccagaacctacacacaccagaaccaacacacaccagaacctacacacaccagaacctacacacacggTCTGGTATGTCTGGGTCTCATTCCGTTATAAAGCcaccaacacatacacacacttttaaCCATAGTTCCCAATACaaagcaataaaaacacacagatttaaTTCCGAGGGCCAAATGTTTGGGTTTAAGTTGTTGGTTGAGACTAGTGAATATGGATATGAGTCATAAGGCTCCCAACCTAAACAAACAGCTAAAGTTCACGCTTTCAAAATTAAACTGAGATGTTTGTCAGCGTCCTTGTTTCTGCTGCCTCCAGCCGGCCTAAAATGACAGTTCAGCTCTTGgtggtttaaaaataacaacGATAGGAATTTTGAGCCTCCTGCCAACAATAATAAAagattaaaatacataaataaccaTTGATGTTTTCCTATTGGCTTTAACAGTAGATCTAAGTATGTTAAAAATGCAACTCCGTCAGCACTAAATTAACTCTGCAAAAGAAGTCGTCGAGCTGTAGTTGGAATCTAAGGTGAAGTCCAGGACCGGACATTTAAAGTACTACTTTcttcataaaaaaatgaaaaaggccTTGGGGAGAAACACGGACGGGGaacacaagcaaacaaactCAGCGCCATAAACAAGACACTCAGCAGCACCGTAGGAAAATAAGTCAATGAACCGACACAGGACAAGAGACGCACGGTTTAAAGACACTGggacggtgcaggtgattggacgcGGGAGACAATCGCCCACAGGAgaacacaccagggcaggaagtgaagctaacccagggacaccagaggcaggaaactactaaatgaaacaggaaacaaacccacaccgtgacagctgCATTTCCTCTAAAGTCGTCCTCTTGCTCAGTTTGCAGACGCCGCCTGCGGCGACGTCACAGTGATGCTCAACGGGGCCGCCGCCACGCCGTTCTATAATAAAAGGTGGGTGCTTATCAAAAGCTGAAGctggaaataaaacagaaaagctCAGTATGTAGTTGTGGCTGGAACGTTATTTAATGTCCCTTAAtaaagcatttcaaaataataaaaagccaCACTTCTGAATATCAAGACCATGGAACATGTGCAAGTCATTTTCTTTGATAttccctgttgttgttgttgttgttgttgtctcccACCTTGCTGAGTAACAGCTGCTCTTTTGTCCTCGCTGTCAGTGTGTTTGCGACCATCGAGGTGCCGCGGTTCCGCCCCCCCAAGGTGCAAAGCCTGAAGGTCGTCCTGGTCACACAGGAGAACTCGCTGTAAGATTTCCGCCTCCTTGAATTTGAGTCGTTTCCCTCCGTCGATCCAAAAGTCACGTTTTCTGTTCCCTCTTCAGCACGAGCTGCGAGAACGAGTCTTTGAAGGACTTGCAGAGGAAGCTGGATGGAGGGATTACGTACAGCTGCAAGGCAGTGCCTGAGTACGtacagcgtgtttgtgtgagaggacGTGTCCATGTGTCCAGTGTGTGGACCCCatgtcactctctctctctctctctctgcagggctCAGATCAACGACTGCAGCTCCCATCCAGAGAAGCCCTGCGGATCCTGTTGGTGaactaaacaaaataatgaaagatGAAGCCATGCGCCGTGAATTCTTTTTGTACGTCGGCCAGTTTGACTTAATGTGAAATGCTTTGTAAAAGCCCCTCTtacctttttagtttttatgacTATACACGTttttataatgtttttattaaatgctaAGTTGTGAGGGGAAACAGCAGTGCTGCGTCTCCCTCACGCCTGGTGGCGGAACATTTAAAAtgccttttaataaaatgttacgATGCCATCATGTGAAAttgtcttcagcttcttctgatTGTTTATGTGAAACATATTTTGCACAAATCccccaaaacaataacaaatggGGGTATATTAAAGTTGTGTGACAGAATGAGACTCAGTATgtagtttatttatatatttttatatgtcAATAGTTATTTAGTAATCAGTATTTCTTTTGCCACAATATTCATAAAGTATATGAATTTGGGGGATTTGTTTaagcaaattaaaaaatatgtttatagcGAGATTTCTTACTTAAGTATAACAACACaagaaaattaaaattatttgatttaagcagaagagcagGCCTTggggtggaaattataatacatgGGATAATgattagtgttagaattgtagtgtTGTGTTATtggatattagttattacattagcatgttatattataaataaCTGCAATATCaattaaacacaatttatagtTTATTACTGTACACACGACATTCTGCCACAATGCAAAGTTATGGATTTCTTGATCTTGATTTTGGACCAGATAAACAGAGTTAAACGGTTAAGATGTGATGAACTGTGCTGATTTAGGACAGTGATTCTCGACCTTTgcttgggaaaataaaaattagaattaacagctggctgttttgttttttcattaaacttgtttttgtgttggtatacgtattctgtctccatactatctcaggttcaaactgcagtatattttcattaaataaatttgagaagttaagaatgttcctcgatttgggtcgcggcttgtcattaaggggtgatggggGGTCCCGGAGctagaccagttgagaaccactgctttggGATGCGTTATCCGGCCATCAGATGGAGCCGGAGGAGAGAAATGACCCGTCTGCTCTTTGCGCCTCGCGCCACAGCGCGAGGAAACGTCACTCGCAACGTTGTAGTTGTAAAGCCTGTAAAGCAAAGTGAAGCGCCactctgccccctgctggctacACGGGGGAATGTACTTTATATACCAACGTAacgtatttcatttcatttcattacattacattacattattatttcagTTCCCGGCAAAACGGTTAATTTCATGCTCAAAATCACACATTGTTAACTAAACACTATTTGTcataacacaaaaatacacaaaacatcaCCAAAACACCCACACATATTGTCTTCCAACAGGAACATTTAGGCAATCATAGCACAATGTCATAAAAACACCAACATCAGACAGAATTACTGTACAGTATGTGTCTCAGAACATAGATCATAAATCGGAATCAGTAAAGGCATTTTGTTTCTTAATGATTGACACATCTCAGTGGTAGTAGCTTTATAGAATGTACGGTTGCTGTATTGAAAAAAGCAGACAGATAATTGCTGCAGGCTTTATTTGCAACAGGACATTACTGCACGATATGCAATATAGCTGCCATTTATATTACTGTAAGTGAAAATACTACGTAAATGGAACCCTACGTAATCCCATCCGCCTGGTCTTCCGCATTTGGCCACACGTTATCATCCACATCACACTTGATATCTTCACTGGCGAGGCATCTTGGGAAAAGGGGAGTGTTGGAGCCATAATGCAGGTTTTGGGGCTTTTGTTCATGTTTAGGGAAACGCCAGATGATTTGGGACGTGCAGTTCCTGCATTTGACCACAGGGCGGCTCATTGCCGTGGAAATGCATTTAAGTGGGTGCTGTGAACACAGGTGAGGATGAGAAGCAGTCACCATGTCGACAATAGCCAGTTCCTGTCTTTCATTTACTGTGAACTGTATTGACACACAAGTGTATACGGACCAAACTGTGAATCATTTCGCATTGCTTTCAGACAGAATTCATTCAATCaccacattttttaatctgggTCGGCTTTGAgctaaaattattattattatacaattaGCTTGGACTGATTTTTCTTTGATTttctatatttcaaaataatgacTGAGGAAATTGAAATTTGTCATCATTCTGATTTAAATATGCTTTTATCGGTTTTGAAAGCAGTGTGTTTTAACATATGAAAAGTATCctgcaaatatacatttttttcagtttatggAGTATGAATGATAAAAGGATTTTGAAAAATTGgtgattgaatgcattttgtctAAAAGTAATGTAAGCAAAATGATTCAGTTTGTTGCATGTTTAACATTCTGGACAAAAAATTTCTGACTGGCAAATATGAGGCTTATTAAAGGGTTATTAAAACTCTTATCTTATCTGGTCATACATTAGcatttaatgtaatttagttttttttgtattattattcaaACGGTGAAGAGTTAACAGAATAAGAGCAGACAAGTCAAGAAACCACAAAGCCAGGTGAGGGAATGGTCCAAAATGAGTTTATGCTGCAccacaaatacataaatgttCTTATACTGTTTCATTCACGAATTCGGGTCAGCAATAAATAaagactttttattattattattattattattattattgcataaCTGCATGAACtgcttgaaaagaaaaaatatatataatggaACAGATGTGGAAAAAgtctaattaattaattattatattatgg is part of the Gasterosteus aculeatus chromosome 21, fGasAcu3.hap1.1, whole genome shotgun sequence genome and encodes:
- the LOC120811891 gene encoding ADP-ribosyl cyclase/cyclic ADP-ribose hydrolase 1 — translated: MQRAESGPAERIRRRRRLVGIGVAVLVLVLLGVVVAVAVTLSLRGNTRTFKETFVARCEDFNGTDCEKIWGLFEEAYVGRDPCKVPVAAYWPLIAAAPFTPKCNQRIFWSKTKAVVHDFTKKRKCFETVEDTLLGSVLDGQTWCGKEGSNETFATGCPGWTDCETSAVRSFWNGASAAFADAACGDVTVMLNGAAATPFYNKSVFATIEVPRFRPPKVQSLKVVLVTQENSLTSCENESLKDLQRKLDGGITYSCKAVPEAQINDCSSHPEKPCGSCW